In Ochrobactrum vermis, the following proteins share a genomic window:
- a CDS encoding DNA cytosine methyltransferase, protein MRYGCVCSGISAATRAWHPLGWEAQFFSEIESFPSAVLAHHYGSNMPGEPLAKNGIPNYGDFTKIGADAGPIDLLVGGTPCQSFSVAGKRLGLDDPRGNLALEYLSLARRLRARWIVWENVPGVVSSVTDEEEGEGGIQSGIEGRKAGDEWIEESDFATFLSFVRECGYGFAYRVLDAQYVRVDGFGRAVPQRRRRVFVVGYLGDWRRAAAVLLEPQGMRGDSAPRREPGKRVAPTIASRPTGGGGLGTDFDLDGGLISSTGDVAHCLNAGGMGRQDYETETMVAHPLSAKGNDSHDESKETYIAFDCKASGQAGFGVGEIAPTLRAMGHLQSNQNAGGQIAVCHPTHEVVGTLCAEDSPHGARGLSGLQTMLSGYIQPVKAVAFAQNTRDEVRLFGGDGQIVGALAAEPGMKQHSYVAKDWAVRRLTPTECERLQGFPDNFTNVPWGKKDTSPDGPRYKALGNSMAVNVMRWVGRRIEAVEALSSKDNAA, encoded by the coding sequence ATGAGATATGGTTGTGTTTGCTCCGGCATAAGTGCCGCTACTCGGGCGTGGCATCCCCTCGGTTGGGAAGCGCAGTTCTTCAGCGAGATTGAATCTTTCCCTTCGGCAGTCCTCGCTCATCACTATGGATCGAACATGCCAGGTGAACCACTGGCAAAGAACGGGATACCGAACTATGGCGATTTCACAAAGATCGGCGCAGATGCAGGCCCAATCGACCTTCTTGTGGGAGGAACACCCTGCCAGTCTTTCTCAGTCGCAGGAAAGCGTCTCGGACTGGATGACCCGCGCGGTAACCTCGCCCTCGAGTATCTCAGCTTGGCTAGGCGCCTGCGCGCCCGCTGGATCGTCTGGGAGAACGTCCCCGGTGTCGTTTCCTCTGTCACGGATGAAGAGGAAGGTGAAGGCGGTATTCAGTCAGGAATTGAAGGACGCAAAGCCGGAGACGAATGGATTGAAGAAAGTGATTTTGCGACCTTTCTCTCATTCGTTCGGGAATGCGGGTATGGGTTCGCCTACCGAGTTCTTGACGCTCAATATGTCAGAGTGGACGGCTTTGGACGGGCTGTCCCTCAACGACGAAGGCGTGTGTTCGTTGTCGGATATCTTGGAGACTGGCGACGTGCCGCAGCAGTATTACTTGAGCCCCAAGGCATGCGCGGGGATTCTGCGCCGCGCCGGGAACCGGGGAAAAGAGTTGCCCCCACAATTGCAAGCCGCCCTACAGGCGGTGGCGGACTTGGTACCGACTTCGATCTCGACGGCGGGTTGATTTCATCGACCGGAGACGTCGCACATTGCTTAAATGCGGGCGGCATGGGCCGACAGGATTATGAAACCGAGACGATGGTCGCCCATCCATTGTCGGCGAAAGGTAACGACAGCCACGATGAAAGCAAAGAGACGTATATTGCTTTCGACTGTAAGGCTTCCGGACAAGCTGGCTTTGGAGTCGGCGAAATAGCTCCAACGTTAAGAGCAATGGGCCATTTGCAAAGCAATCAGAATGCAGGTGGGCAGATTGCTGTATGCCATCCTACCCACGAAGTCGTCGGAACCCTGTGCGCCGAAGATAGCCCTCACGGTGCAAGAGGCCTTTCTGGCCTTCAGACAATGTTGTCGGGCTACATTCAGCCAGTGAAAGCAGTGGCGTTCGCCCAAAACACCCGTGATGAAGTTCGTCTGTTCGGCGGTGATGGTCAGATTGTTGGAGCCTTGGCCGCTGAGCCGGGCATGAAACAGCATTCGTATGTTGCGAAAGATTGGGCCGTCCGTCGCCTAACCCCGACCGAATGCGAACGCCTTCAAGGCTTCCCAGACAATTTCACAAACGTCCCATGGGGGAAGAAAGACACGTCACCTGATGGGCCTCGATACAAGGCGCTCGGCAACAGCATGGCTGTCAACGTCATGCGCTGGGTCGGCCGGCGGATTGAAGCTGTTGAAGCACTTTCATCAAAGGATAATGCTGCATGA